DNA sequence from the Malus sylvestris chromosome 10, drMalSylv7.2, whole genome shotgun sequence genome:
taaaatagatCCTTATTTATAATCgttaaatcaaatatcaaaggTCCTGATGGTATGTCACGATGGATTTGATGAAAATGATGCTTTCCCTTCTCATTCAAATCTTTTGCCCATATGTTGGAATTGATTAAATTAATGTAACCCATAAATAATCTCAATTTGATGGCCTTTATTTAATTAAGTACCTTGACAGTTGACACTTCATTATCTTTTGTCTTCATCATCATAGACTAGTCTCCTATCCACCAACTCCTacatcaattttctttttttgactAGACTGTAGCTCACTATTAAAAGAGTTACGTAAAGTATTTAAGcaccacaaaagaaaattaaacaacGATTGACATAATATTAGTAGTTATACATTTTATCCGCCTTGTTTTTATGCAacttatatattaaattattgtCAAAATGTACATATAAAATAGCTGATCATCGATGAGATTTTAGGCAAACCATTTTCTTCAACGAAGTCAAAGGTCGTGAGGTGGCCATGTGCGCTACATACGTAAATCAACTAGAACTATAGCTATTATAACAACTCATGAAATCAATCAAACAATCATTTTCCTTCTGGCAGGCATGTTAGTTATTTCTTAACTGGCCAATTGCCTTGTGGATTTGGTAGATTTAACCTCTCCACCACTAACATATTTAAAAATTTCCAGAAATCAGTAACgtacaattttaaaaaaaaattattaataacAGCAAACCGTGACCGAGATCTGTCACATATCCAAAATGTCACCTTCATATCGCAAAAACCAAATTTGACTTGGGATAAATACCGTGTACAAATTAAACGCGTTTCTGTTGGCCCAAAGAAAAATTCTACTCACGTTACTAGCTAGATCGCTTCGCATATCTAGCTTTTGCGTAAAGAGGCTAGCAACCCAACACTAAACTAAGAAAACGTTGAGAAAACGTTGGGTTGACAAAGATACCATGAAGAATAAAGGGATTATGCAATCCACTTTGCAAGATAATCAAAGCTCCCCGTTGTAGACTTGTCTTAATCCTTTGCGAAGCAATAACAAGATGATATATACTGGAGGACTCAAATAGTAACTTCATTAATGATATCATTAGTGAGTTAAGTTGTTAGTTGTTAAGGAAAAGAATGATCGGTGAGTACATAGACATGATTGTTTTCTACTACTGTAGTAAAACACTATCTATAAATaatgggatgtgctatccacacaccccttgttaatttttgtccgttgatcttcttcaattcatccgatccgacggtcgaaaaccaaaaagatgtgggagaagtaaaaaatggtgcgtgtatatcacacccctaaataATAATTAGCTAGTGAATTTGAATAGTGCTACGGCTACCTACTCGATGTAACCTAAAATATATTGTATTCAAGATAGTACCATTTTATAGTGTATTCGTTGATATCTAGATTGAGAAAGTACCATTagatattgtatgaaaaatctATCCTATTAGGCTATTATATTACAATTGTGTGTTAATCAAAGATTTTCTCCTTCGTTCTTAAAGTTAACACCTAGAAAAGAAGATTAACATGAATTATTTACAAGGGAGGGAGGTTCTCTTTGAGGTCCTTTTCTCTTAACCCCGCACGTGGTGCAAGATATTGGGGggtcctttttttctttttctatttcgtCACCTGCGGGGTATCTACATGGTTATTGGTCATAAAAGTAAAACCCAAATCCTCTATAAAAGCAAGCTCCCTGATCTTTGTCAATGTACCCAACAAAACCAGAGAGCCAAGCCATGACGTCTCTCTCACCTCCGGTAGTCACCACCCCCACCGTTCCCAACCCCGCCACAAAACCTCTCTCCCCCTTCTCTCAAAACAACTCCCAAGTTTCCCTACTCACAAAGCCCAAGCGTTCCTTTGCACGTAAGGTCTCATGCAAAGCCACAAACAATGACGAAAATGATCAAGCACAGTCCAAACTAGACAGGAGAAATGTGCTTCTTGGTCTTGGAGGTCTATACGGCGTGGCGGGTATGGGCACAGACCCGTTCGCTTTTGCCAAGCCTATAGCCCCACCAGACGTATCTAAATGTGGTCCTGCAGACTTGCCACAGGGTGCAGTGCCCACCAACTGCTGCCCGCCGCGTTCCACAAAAATCATTGACTTTAAGCTGCCTGCCCCCGCCAAACTCCGCATCAGGCCACCGGCTCACGCCGTTGACCAAGCCTACAGGGACAAATACTACAAAGCGATGGAGCTCATGAAGGCCCTACCCGACGACGATCCACGTAGCTTCAAGCAACAGGCAGCCGTGCATTGCGCTTATTGCGACGGCGCCTATGACCAAGTCGGGTTCCCAGAACTCGAGCTCCAAATCCACAACTCATGGCTCTTCTTCCCGTTCCACCGTTACTACTTGTACTTTTTCGAGAAGATCCTAGGCAAACTCATTAACGACCCGACATTCGCTTTGCCGTTCTGGAACTGGGACTCGCCAGCCGGCATGCCACTGCCCGCGATTTACGCTGATCCAAAGTCCCCTCTCTACGACAAGCTCCGATCTGCCCAACATCAGCCCCCGACTCTGGTCGATCTCGATTACAACGGGACCGAGGACAATGTGTCAAAGGAAACCACAATCAACGCCAATCTCAAAATCATGTACAGGCAAATGGTGTCCAATTCCAAGAATGCTAAGTTGTTCTTTGGGAACCCGTACAGGGCAGGGGACGAGCCTGACCCTGGTGGCGGCTCCATCGAGGGGACACCACACGCGCCGGTTCATTTATGGACCGGTGACAACACCCAGCCCAACTTTGAGGACATGGGGAATTTTTACTCTGCTGGTCGGGACCCCATATTTTTTGCACACCATTCGAATGTCGATCGAATGTGGAGTATTTGGAAAACTCTTGGAGGTAAGAGAGCTGATCTTACTGACTCGGACTGGTTGGACTCCGGATTCTTGTTTTACAACGAGAACGCAGAGTTAGTCCGAGTCAAGGTCAGGGACTGCTTGGAGACCAAAAATCTTGGGTATGTATACCAAGATGTGGACATTCCTTGGCTCAGCTCGAAGCCAACACCGCGAAGGGCGAAAGTTGCATTGAGCAAAATAGCGAAGAAGCTGGGAGTTGCACACGCAGCTGTTGCGTCGTCCAGCAAGGTGGTGGCAGGCACTGAGTTCCCGATAAATCTGGGGTCGAAGATAAGCACGGTGGTGAAGAGACCGAAGCAGAAGAAGAGAAGCAAGAAGGCcaaggaggatgaggaggagaTATTGGTGATTGAGGGAATCGAGTTTGACAGGGACGTGGCTGTGAAGTTTGATGTGTATGTGAATGACGTCGATGACTTGCCGAGTGGGCCTGACAAGACGGAGTTTGCCGGAAGCTTTGTAAGTGTGCCGCACAGCCACAAGcacaagaagaagatgaacactATTTTGAGGTTAGGGTTGACAGATTTGTTGGAGGAAATTGAGGCGGAGGACGATGACAGCGTGGTGGTGACTTTGGTGCCCAAGTTCGGCGCTGTCAAGATTGGTGGTATCAAGATTGAATTTGCTTCTTAGTTAGTTATGTCAACCGAGGCATCAAGAATCGTATGATCATCATCATGCTTGGATCGATCATGTGTTGTAATTCTTCAATTTGGTGGTTTTGTTCCTTTTGAATAATCAATGTTCGTGTACAAAATAAACATGATGATGATGTGGTATTTTCATCACCATGAAATATGAATTAGAAATCACATTTTGTTCGTTAATTTaactttgtttaattttttttttagaaaaactaataagaagggtttgaaaactttgagttttaatgataagaacaaaataaatagtaaagtgAAAAGTACtatgattaattttttagtgtaaaaatataatttttcgttaaagttaacaATACCgttgatttttcgttaaaactctttttttttttccttatgcaTTAACCATTAATAGTCAGATAGTAACATTTACTTTTTGTCACGTTATAATTTATTTTCACTATTATAATATATTCCTAACTTATAGGATGATTTTGAATTTCACACCTAAAAGTTTATGTTTGATTACTAAAGCTCACCCAATTACCTTATGCtcattgaagaaaaatatcatccTATACACCAAATACTATAAAGGGGATTTCACCAGAACGAGTTAAGGCGCTTGCGTGCTTCACCTAACTAGAGGAACGACTTCCGAAGTGAAATGATGGAAACTAAAGTACCCTTCAAACAACAATTTGTGGCAAATTGGTCCCCAATCTTCTCAACCAATTGTCCAAACTGAAGGATAAATTACCCAAACATCTCTTATATAATATCGTATCTATTCTTTGATGTAAGCTTTATTTCtcaaaggataaaaaaaaaaaaaaaaaacaacatttcCTGTAATGTTAAATAGTGTTTTCAACACAAATAAAGCACTTACATGCTTTTGGATAGGCGTGAGCAGTTCGTCTCTCGATCGAGTTCTCAACGACTCCCTTCTTTTTGCAAAATGGTCGGCTTATGTGTAATTGACCTACATATCACGATTTGCAGTAAAAATTACAAAGTGAAAGACATATTAGTGTCGTAATAGGCCAACAAATAAAGAAATACGTCAGAAATAGTTATTTAGAGAGTTGAAGCCAGATTGGTGGTGCAGCACTGTTATATATACACAGATTGAGTCTCTAGAGTTTGTGCAATATCAATATTACCCCTTTAAAGTACAGTTTGGACGCTTTAAACATGCAGTACAACGCAGTACAGCTtatcatcaaaatgacaaataaaaattGTGGAAATTTAGTTGCTTTTTTAAATCTCTTATAATGACGATTTTGACACATCTCGACTCGAAATGTCCattaggactccgaatcaagttgtgctggctgacacctggAAAGTgactaaatataagagtgcgctgtgagcgggaatgTACCTAATTCACACGTGATGACAAAGTATAAGTACAATACAGTAAATTAGGGTGAGAATTATACTATCGATGATAATCGTCCACACCAAGATTTTCCAATAATCCTCGTCGGTACGAAAACTCTGTTACTAGAACCTTGAGgagcgaaaaacaagggtgagtaaagttttaataaaaaccttttgaaaatgcTATAATCCATCGCTGTAAAACCTatatagtttctagaaaataataatactacGTAAGTATAAAAACCAATGCACAAAAGCAGTGAAAACTAAAggtggaaaaaaatcccaaaaattcctAACCATACCGAAAACATCCCATTCCTCATGCCAATgacatctatatatatatatatatataatttaatcaACTGTTTTTCTGTCCAATGAcatctttcttcaccacctttttccattttttattctttagAAGGTTGGAGAAAGAGTAAGAAAGCTGACTAGAGTAGGGGTAGGGGGTTGTGTATTGTCTGCCATCTTCACAGACTTCACTCACCATTACACTTTCCTCATTTTTATTTCTTGATAACTATTCGCACTCCCACATAGGCATAGATAGCCACCATTTCTCTCCCTCCACCGACTCCCTCAAATGTAGAAGCAAGACCAAAGCCTCCGAATGCTTTCTCAATCTTCAAAATCAGCAATACCCGCATCCTGCTCTTCCTAAAACACCATACCCATTGCAGCCTTCATCTGAGGAACCCAATCGTTCTTCCAAGACATCAGATCCATCGCTGCAAAGCAGAGTAGCCGTCTGTGGCGATTTCGTTTGGCAAGACATGGAAAAGCTCACATATCGACGAGGATCGGTACCCTCTTCGATGCTCTCTGACTCCCGTTGGCAGCATAGACGAGCCCATGAATGAGAGGGATGGAAATGGGGGTGGGGAGATCGATAAATCTGGGATAAGGTGTGGTCGTGTGGGCTGGCAGGGAAGGTGGGAAGTCGATGAATCCTGAACCATACTGAAATCCCGAAAAAAATTCAGGAATACCGAAAGatcggtttggttttggtttttaaaaCCTTGTCCCAAAAAAAATCGGTTTGGAATTTGGGAACCCATTTTTGGTTTAGGATCtcataccaaaccagccctagcGAAAACTGAAGTATGCCGCCATAATATCTCAGCAATAATAAATGTAAGCCAGGTGTGAAACCAATATAAAATAGTATGCCAGTCGGAGTCACCaaacgtgacctgtacgacatgcTGGGTATAAATACATACActtaagtgctacgatcacgtgaagccTATGCGATAATTtgcaggtcacctacgagtcggaaccacctattgtggtctgtacgataggcTAGCACcagacttggatccaaggtgagcgtgtggtgctgGAGGTGAACAATCACATAAAGGCTGGCCCTAGTCCCGAGCGGGAGCACTAATACTGGGATGCAATCATGATGAGTTCTAAATGAATATGTGCAAGCCAATATGATGCAACAATTATAATCACAAAGTAAACTCACCTAAACTTACCTACGCATACCGTATGATCGTTTGGCATTTCACGATTTCTTAACAATGCAACATTTTAAATATAACATTATTTAATCATGGTATGACATGCATAACTCAattaaaagcatttgtggaaactacacacacacacacacacacactataaaaaggaaaaagaccCATTCACCTGAGGTCTACGCTACAACTCCTTAGCACAAATATCGAGGCGTCACGAACGATCGTTGCCTAAAACAAATATTCAATCACGTTTCAtaattcttatcgatagaacacgtaacttacataaaacacatccccaaggacTTTCTAAAATGATTTAAGACCCATTAACCAAAAGTCAATCGTCGATCAAagatcgacggtagggtccaaaccctacgtaactcgatcTGGAAGATCCACATCACAGATTTCTGATCTgtaacttccaaagatacacattattcttctaaaacatcatactaaagtttcattacgatccaataccgccaattgcaaattcaagtggcggttaacgttttattttatgaactaacAAATCAAATTCGGAAAGATCTGTatgtcggattcccaatccataagtttctaatatcctcaaatattacatactataatgtattaaagtttggtgacgatccaacggttggatcgtcaattcatataagGATCAAGTAGCGGTCTCTATCAAAACTATGTTCAAACGATGAGATTTCATCAATCGGACTTCACCTATGGAATTGGGGTATCATACTTATCTTAGGAAGGTCAGGGGGATCATCGGCCCACACACTTCCGCAACAGCGATCGCCCACCTCAACTTGCCTGAAAAATCAATTAtttctaaaaaaatttcaaattttacaggaatgaaTATATTAATGAGTAGAGAAAGTTTCATACATGTGGCTAATTCCAATTTGATCGGGAAAAGCTTGAAATCACCAAGAACCCGCCGAAACCCTAGATttgggtgttcttcaattcgaTCAATCCGCAACACCACCGCCCATAAaactgtttgggctttgtttctGACCTCTAGAGaagtgttttggtggtggtgattgaAGGTAAGTGTTTCATAAATGGGTGGATC
Encoded proteins:
- the LOC126586436 gene encoding polyphenol oxidase, chloroplastic, whose amino-acid sequence is MYPTKPESQAMTSLSPPVVTTPTVPNPATKPLSPFSQNNSQVSLLTKPKRSFARKVSCKATNNDENDQAQSKLDRRNVLLGLGGLYGVAGMGTDPFAFAKPIAPPDVSKCGPADLPQGAVPTNCCPPRSTKIIDFKLPAPAKLRIRPPAHAVDQAYRDKYYKAMELMKALPDDDPRSFKQQAAVHCAYCDGAYDQVGFPELELQIHNSWLFFPFHRYYLYFFEKILGKLINDPTFALPFWNWDSPAGMPLPAIYADPKSPLYDKLRSAQHQPPTLVDLDYNGTEDNVSKETTINANLKIMYRQMVSNSKNAKLFFGNPYRAGDEPDPGGGSIEGTPHAPVHLWTGDNTQPNFEDMGNFYSAGRDPIFFAHHSNVDRMWSIWKTLGGKRADLTDSDWLDSGFLFYNENAELVRVKVRDCLETKNLGYVYQDVDIPWLSSKPTPRRAKVALSKIAKKLGVAHAAVASSSKVVAGTEFPINLGSKISTVVKRPKQKKRSKKAKEDEEEILVIEGIEFDRDVAVKFDVYVNDVDDLPSGPDKTEFAGSFVSVPHSHKHKKKMNTILRLGLTDLLEEIEAEDDDSVVVTLVPKFGAVKIGGIKIEFAS